The following are encoded together in the Bacteroidales bacterium genome:
- a CDS encoding M18 family aminopeptidase has protein sequence METTIKFANDLIDFLYESPTAFQAVRNVKAALIRKGFKQLHRGESWNLEKGGRYFTTKNASSLVAFIVGTGEIEKEGYRIIAAHTDSPALKIKPSPEMTGQGNYLKLNVETYGGPILSTWMDRPLSLAGRVSLKSENVMRPEVKYINIRKPIMVIPNLAIHLNRTINESKEYNKQKDMLPILRLVEEKFEKDNYLKNLLAKYLHVENDKIMDFDLNLYEFERGSIIGENNDFISAGRIDDLSMVHAGIDALFNSRTAKSTNVMICFDNEEVGSETKQGAASPFLKDVLKRVTWAQSTQRDAFYRAKINSFGISADNAHAIHPNLPENYDPVLQPKMNEGPVIKVNANQKYTTDALSSATFQMLCEKAGVPVQMYVNKSDIAGGSTLGSISSTQLDIRMVDVGNAMLAMHSIRELCGVKDHYYMKQVFDEFYK, from the coding sequence ATGGAAACTACAATAAAATTTGCAAATGATTTAATTGACTTTTTATATGAAAGTCCGACAGCTTTTCAAGCCGTAAGAAATGTTAAAGCTGCCTTAATAAGAAAAGGATTTAAACAACTTCACAGAGGCGAAAGTTGGAATTTAGAAAAAGGAGGAAGGTATTTCACAACAAAAAATGCGTCTTCTTTAGTTGCTTTTATTGTAGGAACCGGAGAAATTGAAAAAGAAGGTTACAGAATTATTGCTGCACATACAGATTCGCCTGCTTTAAAAATAAAACCTTCGCCTGAAATGACCGGTCAGGGAAATTACTTAAAATTGAATGTTGAAACATACGGAGGTCCTATTTTAAGTACTTGGATGGACAGACCACTTTCTCTTGCCGGCAGAGTTTCGCTGAAAAGTGAAAACGTAATGCGACCGGAAGTTAAATACATAAATATTCGGAAACCTATAATGGTTATACCAAATTTGGCAATACATCTTAACAGAACAATTAATGAAAGCAAGGAATATAACAAGCAAAAAGATATGTTACCGATTTTAAGATTAGTTGAGGAAAAGTTTGAAAAAGACAACTATCTTAAAAACCTTCTTGCCAAATATTTACATGTTGAAAATGATAAAATAATGGACTTTGACTTAAATTTATACGAATTTGAGAGGGGTTCAATAATAGGAGAAAATAATGATTTTATTTCAGCCGGAAGAATTGATGATTTATCGATGGTTCATGCCGGAATTGATGCTTTATTTAACAGCAGAACTGCAAAATCAACAAATGTTATGATTTGCTTTGATAACGAAGAAGTAGGGAGTGAAACAAAACAAGGAGCAGCTTCTCCGTTTTTAAAAGATGTTTTAAAAAGAGTTACTTGGGCACAAAGCACACAAAGAGATGCTTTTTACAGAGCAAAAATTAATTCTTTCGGAATTTCTGCTGATAATGCTCATGCAATTCATCCGAATTTACCCGAAAATTATGACCCTGTTTTGCAACCTAAAATGAATGAGGGACCTGTTATTAAAGTAAATGCAAATCAAAAATATACAACAGATGCTTTATCATCGGCAACATTTCAAATGCTGTGCGAAAAAGCCGGTGTTCCTGTTCAAATGTATGTAAATAAATCTGATATTGCGGGTGGCTCAACATTAGGAAGTATATCATCAACACAGTTGGATATACGAATGGTTGACGTTGGCAATGCAATGCTTGCAATGCACTCAATAAGAGAGCTGTGCGGCGTTAAGGACCATTACTATATGAAACAAGTTTTTGATGAGTTTTATAAATAA
- the radC gene encoding DNA repair protein RadC: MKKTPKTSIKNWAADDRPREKLLLKGIESLSDAELIAILIGSGNRSESAVELSKRILAESKNNLNELAKLSVTDLQKFKGIGEAKAISIVAALELGKRRKISEVIEKKQIKSSKDVADIFSQKLGDLPYEEFWLIILNRANKIIELKKISAGGVSGTVTDVKIILKAAIEKTASGIIVCHNHPSGNVKPSNSDVNITKKLKAACEIVDISLLDHIIVSFSDFFSFADEKIL; the protein is encoded by the coding sequence ATGAAAAAAACACCCAAAACATCTATTAAAAACTGGGCAGCAGATGACCGTCCCAGAGAAAAACTTCTTTTAAAAGGAATCGAAAGTTTGTCTGATGCAGAATTAATTGCTATACTGATAGGTTCGGGAAACAGAAGTGAATCTGCCGTTGAACTTTCTAAAAGAATATTGGCAGAATCGAAAAATAATTTAAACGAACTTGCAAAACTGAGCGTAACAGATTTGCAAAAATTTAAAGGAATTGGCGAAGCAAAAGCAATTTCAATTGTTGCTGCTTTGGAACTCGGTAAAAGAAGAAAAATATCAGAAGTTATTGAAAAAAAGCAAATAAAAAGCAGCAAAGATGTTGCAGACATATTTAGTCAGAAACTCGGAGATTTACCTTATGAAGAATTTTGGTTAATCATTTTAAACAGAGCAAATAAAATTATTGAATTAAAAAAAATTAGTGCAGGAGGAGTTTCGGGAACAGTTACCGATGTTAAAATAATTTTAAAAGCGGCAATAGAAAAAACAGCATCCGGCATAATTGTTTGTCATAATCATCCTTCCGGAAATGTAAAACCGAGCAACTCAGATGTAAATATCACAAAAAAACTAAAAGCTGCTTGCGAAATTGTTGATATCTCTTTACTTGACCATATTATTGTTTCTTTTAGTGATTTTTTTAGTTTCGCAGATGAAAAAATATTGTAA
- a CDS encoding SpoIIE family protein phosphatase — protein MQKKIFILSLIIFANYLFVFSQNEKIDSLLVLYEKNKNTELISEISRAYSQIRDFEQTIVFAEKGLDISRNKKNVKKEAEFLEIIAESYFHTSNYDKSLKHYEAINKLTDNYEILDKKGVVFLGLSKNYWRKGKYEKAIYFGTEAVKFYEKKGDITNSLKAKGNLGTVYLDVQDYDRAEKLFDEILIVFKNKNDSFGIANTYEKKGVIKFFKSFYPYSRKYYFKAYNIYKSLGKELEAAIELGNIAETYEMEKDYKKAVEFYKKAIKTEKEFNYYSGLIFLYQALGRSHFKLKKYNKAKESYLTSLNYINKIGEQRELINTYKLLYQLYEETGDYRSAFKYSLSAMQVKDSIVGIKVRNQINEIRIKYESEKKETENKLLKENQVLQQQIIKVQKKENRKQFLVIIIISLLLIFIVIFSILLFKFNKKNKKTSLILKNKNTLLNEAYSDINISIEYAGKIQKAMLSSFENINHDFSEYAIYNKPAGALSGDFYWSKKIKNTIFIAVADSTGHGVPGALLSITGMSFLNEIVTEYFIQPDTILNNLRDKIKKSLNQKGNFKEQKDGWDMSVFAYNEKTKEVQFAGAYNSLYLISGKGKNKTMIKYSADRQPVGIHYRELPFTVHNFKVEKGNIMWLFTDGYSDQFNNEGTKKYSSKRLKNLLLSISDKTMNEQNKIIKDEFENWKGSFNQVDDVLITGIKI, from the coding sequence ATGCAGAAAAAAATATTCATACTAAGCCTTATTATTTTTGCAAATTATTTGTTCGTATTTTCTCAAAATGAAAAGATTGACTCTCTTCTTGTGCTATACGAAAAAAACAAAAACACAGAACTTATTTCAGAAATTTCTCGGGCATATTCACAAATTAGAGATTTTGAACAAACTATAGTATTTGCAGAAAAAGGATTGGATATTTCTCGCAATAAAAAAAACGTTAAAAAAGAAGCAGAGTTTTTAGAAATTATTGCCGAATCTTATTTTCACACCTCAAATTACGATAAAAGTCTTAAACATTACGAAGCAATAAATAAATTAACGGATAATTACGAGATTTTAGATAAAAAAGGAGTTGTTTTTCTCGGACTGTCCAAAAACTATTGGCGAAAAGGAAAATATGAAAAGGCAATTTATTTCGGAACAGAAGCTGTAAAATTTTATGAAAAAAAAGGAGATATAACAAATAGCTTAAAGGCAAAAGGTAATTTGGGAACTGTCTATTTAGACGTACAAGATTATGACCGAGCAGAAAAATTGTTTGATGAAATCTTAATCGTTTTCAAAAATAAAAATGATTCTTTCGGAATAGCTAATACATACGAGAAAAAAGGAGTAATAAAGTTTTTTAAATCATTTTATCCTTATTCAAGAAAATATTATTTTAAAGCATATAATATATACAAAAGTTTAGGAAAAGAACTTGAAGCGGCAATTGAGCTCGGGAATATTGCCGAAACTTATGAAATGGAAAAAGATTATAAAAAAGCCGTAGAGTTTTACAAAAAAGCAATAAAAACCGAAAAAGAATTTAATTATTATTCAGGTTTAATATTTTTATATCAAGCATTAGGAAGATCGCACTTTAAATTAAAAAAATATAATAAGGCAAAAGAATCATATTTGACAAGTTTGAATTATATAAATAAAATAGGAGAACAAAGAGAGTTAATAAACACCTATAAATTACTTTATCAATTATATGAGGAAACCGGCGATTACCGAAGTGCTTTTAAATATTCATTATCAGCAATGCAAGTTAAAGATTCAATAGTCGGAATTAAAGTAAGAAATCAAATTAATGAAATAAGAATTAAATATGAATCTGAAAAAAAAGAGACTGAAAATAAATTATTAAAAGAGAATCAAGTTTTGCAACAACAAATAATTAAGGTGCAGAAGAAAGAAAACCGAAAGCAATTTTTAGTGATAATTATAATATCGCTGTTATTAATATTTATTGTAATTTTCTCAATTCTGCTTTTTAAGTTTAATAAGAAAAATAAAAAAACAAGCCTGATATTAAAAAATAAAAATACACTTTTAAATGAAGCATATTCAGACATTAATATCAGCATAGAATATGCCGGAAAAATTCAAAAAGCCATGCTTTCTTCTTTTGAAAACATTAATCACGATTTTTCGGAATACGCAATATATAATAAGCCGGCAGGTGCCTTAAGTGGTGATTTTTATTGGTCAAAAAAAATAAAAAATACAATATTTATTGCTGTTGCCGACAGTACGGGGCATGGTGTTCCCGGTGCTTTGTTAAGTATAACCGGAATGTCATTCTTGAACGAAATAGTTACCGAATATTTTATTCAACCCGATACTATATTAAATAACCTAAGAGATAAGATAAAAAAATCATTAAATCAAAAAGGAAATTTTAAAGAACAGAAGGACGGTTGGGATATGTCTGTTTTTGCTTATAATGAAAAAACAAAGGAAGTTCAATTTGCCGGTGCATACAATTCGCTATATTTAATTTCCGGGAAAGGTAAAAACAAAACAATGATTAAGTATAGTGCCGACAGACAACCCGTAGGAATACACTATAGAGAACTGCCTTTTACCGTGCATAATTTTAAAGTTGAAAAAGGAAATATAATGTGGCTTTTTACCGACGGATATTCCGATCAGTTTAATAACGAAGGAACTAAAAAGTATTCATCAAAACGATTGAAAAATCTTTTATTATCAATTTCCGACAAAACAATGAACGAACAAAATAAAATTATTAAAGATGAATTTGAAAATTGGAAAGGAAGTTTTAATCAGGTTGACGATGTTTTGATAACAGGAATTAAAATATAA
- a CDS encoding alpha/beta fold hydrolase has protein sequence MKLFFREYGKGKPIIIAHGLFGMSDNWIPIAKKLAKEYHVYLLDMRNHGQSPNAKLNTYKAMSSDFNEFTEDVKIKNATFIGHSMGGKAVLQFVSDFPEKVNKMIILDISPREYFDFSERLINHEKILKKMQAFNLKSTKSRKEISDHFKSFFNDEFTVQLIQKNITKNKKKQFEWKLNIETLMNSLNEINQEIKFQKKSNIKSLFVFGGNSLYYRAEDKKNIFENFPSAKIKIIKNTGHFLHIEKEKELTEIISTFIG, from the coding sequence ATGAAGTTGTTTTTCAGAGAATACGGCAAAGGTAAACCGATAATAATTGCACACGGTTTATTCGGTATGTCGGATAATTGGATTCCGATTGCAAAAAAGTTAGCAAAGGAATATCATGTGTATCTTCTCGATATGCGAAATCACGGACAATCTCCTAATGCTAAGCTGAATACATACAAGGCAATGAGTTCTGATTTTAATGAATTTACGGAAGATGTGAAAATAAAAAATGCAACTTTTATCGGGCATTCGATGGGAGGAAAAGCCGTTTTGCAGTTTGTATCTGATTTTCCTGAAAAAGTAAATAAAATGATAATTCTTGATATTTCTCCGAGAGAATATTTTGATTTTTCCGAAAGATTAATCAATCACGAAAAAATTCTAAAAAAGATGCAAGCCTTTAACTTAAAAAGTACTAAAAGCAGAAAAGAAATATCAGACCATTTTAAATCGTTTTTTAATGATGAATTTACCGTTCAATTGATTCAAAAAAATATTACAAAAAACAAGAAAAAACAATTTGAATGGAAATTAAATATTGAAACTTTAATGAACAGTTTAAATGAAATCAACCAAGAAATTAAATTCCAGAAAAAAAGTAATATTAAGTCACTTTTTGTTTTCGGAGGTAACTCATTGTACTATAGAGCCGAAGACAAAAAGAACATATTTGAGAACTTTCCGAGTGCAAAAATAAAGATAATTAAAAATACAGGGCATTTTCTTCATATTGAAAAAGAGAAAGAACTTACCGAAATAATTTCGACATTTATAGGTTAA
- a CDS encoding adenylate kinase, with translation MLNIALFGPPGAGKGTQSEFLIKKYNLFYISTGDLLRKELAAGTKLGFEAKSIIAKGGLVSDEIIVQIIEKTIKSNSEVNGFLFDGFPRTYIQAYILEGLMIKLSSSLDSLISIEVDEEESVKRLLNRGKTSGRSDDNEIVIRNRLKEYKEKTLPVLNFYKERGNYIAVNGMQSISSVTEDIDKIIIDRLSKKLLNIVMFGHPGSGRGSLGKALAKKYHLEFVATGTMLDEEIKKNSDIGKRIKKLYESGKLVPDDIVIPLIEQKLQNSKGVRGFIFKGFPRTLVQSYILDGLLKKHDSYIAKIFDIKVETLELIRRLDKRSKTSAKMPYDSSTEKIVKRLQEHEDKTIPVIDKYKETHDVTEINGMPPFDEVLKNISKEIETSFRNLQ, from the coding sequence ACATTGCATTATTCGGACCGCCCGGAGCGGGAAAAGGAACACAATCTGAGTTTTTAATTAAAAAGTATAATCTTTTTTATATTTCTACGGGAGATTTGCTGAGGAAAGAATTAGCAGCAGGAACAAAACTCGGTTTCGAGGCAAAAAGCATTATTGCAAAAGGCGGTTTGGTATCTGATGAAATAATTGTTCAAATAATTGAAAAAACAATCAAATCAAATTCGGAAGTTAACGGTTTTCTGTTTGACGGATTTCCGCGAACTTATATTCAAGCATATATTTTAGAGGGTTTAATGATTAAACTAAGTTCGAGCTTAGACAGTTTAATCAGTATTGAAGTTGATGAGGAAGAATCTGTTAAAAGATTATTAAACAGAGGAAAAACATCGGGCAGAAGTGATGATAATGAGATTGTTATAAGAAACAGATTAAAAGAATATAAAGAAAAAACATTGCCTGTTTTAAACTTCTATAAAGAAAGAGGAAATTATATTGCCGTAAACGGTATGCAATCAATATCAAGCGTTACAGAAGATATTGATAAAATAATAATAGACAGATTAAGTAAAAAATTATTAAACATTGTAATGTTCGGGCATCCGGGGTCGGGCAGAGGTTCTCTGGGAAAAGCATTGGCAAAAAAATATCATCTGGAGTTTGTGGCAACCGGGACAATGCTCGACGAAGAAATCAAAAAAAACAGTGATATAGGCAAAAGAATCAAAAAATTGTATGAAAGCGGAAAATTAGTGCCAGATGATATTGTAATTCCTTTGATTGAGCAAAAACTTCAAAACTCAAAAGGTGTCAGAGGATTTATTTTTAAAGGCTTTCCTCGAACACTTGTTCAGTCATATATTTTAGACGGTTTATTAAAAAAACACGATTCATACATTGCAAAAATATTCGATATAAAAGTTGAAACTTTGGAACTTATAAGAAGGCTCGATAAAAGAAGCAAAACCAGTGCAAAAATGCCTTATGATTCAAGTACCGAAAAAATTGTAAAACGACTTCAAGAACATGAGGACAAAACAATTCCTGTTATAGATAAATACAAAGAAACACATGATGTTACCGAAATTAACGGAATGCCTCCTTTCGACGAAGTTTTGAAAAATATTTCAAAAGAAATAGAAACCAGTTTCAGAAATTTACAATAG